The following proteins are encoded in a genomic region of Sebastes fasciatus isolate fSebFas1 chromosome 12, fSebFas1.pri, whole genome shotgun sequence:
- the LOC141779658 gene encoding Krueppel-like factor 10 isoform X1 produces MEVDSEIQGDFQPAPLGAGDMEAVEALMSMTKHWKTRSFRLRHFRPLTPSSDCSEDDSVHFGSTVLRDSPLCMTPPYSPPNFEATHSPSAATLHQPAAAGSPSWQPIEETHLHTAAPLQRFQCTSVIRHTSDGQRSSCNAHPVSREDRLITQVHAKYFKTELSSDNGPNRGESEGSAVTQSDVNAATPPKSFTVTLPNVVEVSQTQIRLSNTPQAVSSGISVPVYCQFLPVSPSIVTASDSQKQHLIPIPSATTTALQPQAVSPAHVFLLGGQVAKGPVMLLVPQPAVPTLYVQPALVTPGGTRLPAIAPAPGRALLEQRQNPPQPEVSRVRSHVCRHEDCSKTYFKSSHLKAHMRTHTGEKPFKCKWEGCERRFARSDELSRHRRTHTGEKRFACPTCHSCFMRSDHLAKHARRHLAERKTPCWTLKVTRSADLPLVCLQ; encoded by the exons ATGGAAGTTGACTCAGAGATCCAGGGTGACTTCCAGCCGGCTCCTTTGGGTGCAGGTGACATGGAGGCTGTTGAGGCTCTGATGTCCATGACTAAGCACTGGAAGACCAGGAGCTTCAGGCTCAGACACTTCCGACCCTTGACACCGTCCTCAGACTGCTCAGAGGACGACTCTGTCCACTTTGGGTCTACTGTGCTACGGGACTCTCCTTTG TGTATGACACCGCCATACAGTCCACCCAACTTTGAGGCCACCCACTCACCCTCAGCGGCAACCTTACATCAACCTGCAGCGGCTGGAAGTCCAAGCTGGCAGCCAATAGAAGAGACTCATCTGCACACTGCTGCTCCTCTGCAACGGTTCCAGTGCACCAGTGTGATCCGTCACACTTCAGACGGCCAGCGCAGCTCCTGTAACGCTCATCCCGTCTCCAGGGAAGACAGACTTATTACTCAAGTTCATGCAAAATACTTTAAAACCGAGTTGAGCTCAGATAATGGGCCTAACAGAGGAGAGTCTGAGGGGAGTGCTGTAACACAGTCGGACGTTAATGCAGCCACGCCACCGAAATCCTTTACTGTGACTTTGCCAAATGTAGTTGAGGTCAGTCAGACCCAGATTAGACTTTCAAACACACCTCAGGCTGTGTCCTCTGGAATCTCTGTGCCCGTCTACTGCCAGTTTCTTcctgtctctccctccatcgTCACAGCTTCTGACAGTCAGAAGCAACACCTAATACCTATCCCATCAGCAACCACCACTGCACTACAACCACAAGCTGTGTCTCCCGCCCATGTCTTCCTCCTCGGGGGTCAGGTGGCGAAAGGTCCCGTAATGCTCCTCGTCCCCCAGCCGGCTGTCCCTACGCTCTACGTCCAGCCAGCACTGGTGACCCCTGGTGGCACCAGGCTGCCAGCCATCGCCCCCGCGCCTGGTCGGGCCTTGCTGGAGCAAAGACAAAACCCACCGCAGCCAGAAGTGTCCCGTGTACGCAGCCATGTTTGTCGTCATGAGGACTGCAGCAAGACCTACTTCAAGAGCTCCCACCTCAAGGCCCacatgaggacacacacag GTGAGAAGCCCTTCAAATGCAAGTGGGAGGGCTGCGAGAGGCGATTCGCTCGCTCCGACGAGCTGTCTCGCCACCGACGCACccacactggagagaaaaggTTTGCCTGTCCCACGTGCCACAGCTGCTTCATGCGCAGCGACCACCTCGCCAAGCACGCCCGGCGACATCTGGCGGAGAGGAAGACGCCCTGCTGGACGTTAAAGGTCACCCGGTCTGCTGACCTTCCACTAGTCTGTCTTCAGTAG
- the LOC141779658 gene encoding Krueppel-like factor 10 isoform X2 yields MEAVEALMSMTKHWKTRSFRLRHFRPLTPSSDCSEDDSVHFGSTVLRDSPLCMTPPYSPPNFEATHSPSAATLHQPAAAGSPSWQPIEETHLHTAAPLQRFQCTSVIRHTSDGQRSSCNAHPVSREDRLITQVHAKYFKTELSSDNGPNRGESEGSAVTQSDVNAATPPKSFTVTLPNVVEVSQTQIRLSNTPQAVSSGISVPVYCQFLPVSPSIVTASDSQKQHLIPIPSATTTALQPQAVSPAHVFLLGGQVAKGPVMLLVPQPAVPTLYVQPALVTPGGTRLPAIAPAPGRALLEQRQNPPQPEVSRVRSHVCRHEDCSKTYFKSSHLKAHMRTHTGEKPFKCKWEGCERRFARSDELSRHRRTHTGEKRFACPTCHSCFMRSDHLAKHARRHLAERKTPCWTLKVTRSADLPLVCLQ; encoded by the exons ATGGAGGCTGTTGAGGCTCTGATGTCCATGACTAAGCACTGGAAGACCAGGAGCTTCAGGCTCAGACACTTCCGACCCTTGACACCGTCCTCAGACTGCTCAGAGGACGACTCTGTCCACTTTGGGTCTACTGTGCTACGGGACTCTCCTTTG TGTATGACACCGCCATACAGTCCACCCAACTTTGAGGCCACCCACTCACCCTCAGCGGCAACCTTACATCAACCTGCAGCGGCTGGAAGTCCAAGCTGGCAGCCAATAGAAGAGACTCATCTGCACACTGCTGCTCCTCTGCAACGGTTCCAGTGCACCAGTGTGATCCGTCACACTTCAGACGGCCAGCGCAGCTCCTGTAACGCTCATCCCGTCTCCAGGGAAGACAGACTTATTACTCAAGTTCATGCAAAATACTTTAAAACCGAGTTGAGCTCAGATAATGGGCCTAACAGAGGAGAGTCTGAGGGGAGTGCTGTAACACAGTCGGACGTTAATGCAGCCACGCCACCGAAATCCTTTACTGTGACTTTGCCAAATGTAGTTGAGGTCAGTCAGACCCAGATTAGACTTTCAAACACACCTCAGGCTGTGTCCTCTGGAATCTCTGTGCCCGTCTACTGCCAGTTTCTTcctgtctctccctccatcgTCACAGCTTCTGACAGTCAGAAGCAACACCTAATACCTATCCCATCAGCAACCACCACTGCACTACAACCACAAGCTGTGTCTCCCGCCCATGTCTTCCTCCTCGGGGGTCAGGTGGCGAAAGGTCCCGTAATGCTCCTCGTCCCCCAGCCGGCTGTCCCTACGCTCTACGTCCAGCCAGCACTGGTGACCCCTGGTGGCACCAGGCTGCCAGCCATCGCCCCCGCGCCTGGTCGGGCCTTGCTGGAGCAAAGACAAAACCCACCGCAGCCAGAAGTGTCCCGTGTACGCAGCCATGTTTGTCGTCATGAGGACTGCAGCAAGACCTACTTCAAGAGCTCCCACCTCAAGGCCCacatgaggacacacacag GTGAGAAGCCCTTCAAATGCAAGTGGGAGGGCTGCGAGAGGCGATTCGCTCGCTCCGACGAGCTGTCTCGCCACCGACGCACccacactggagagaaaaggTTTGCCTGTCCCACGTGCCACAGCTGCTTCATGCGCAGCGACCACCTCGCCAAGCACGCCCGGCGACATCTGGCGGAGAGGAAGACGCCCTGCTGGACGTTAAAGGTCACCCGGTCTGCTGACCTTCCACTAGTCTGTCTTCAGTAG